In Spirochaetota bacterium, the following are encoded in one genomic region:
- a CDS encoding ABC transporter permease, with translation MDLIVNGIKEAFRLIVTLDAEVMSVTLLSLQISGSATLISLVIGVSAGTAVALSEFPGKRLVASVINTGMGLPPVVVGLFVTIFIWRSGPFGFLGILYTPAAMVLAQTIIATPIITGISFAAIQHLPEKLRLQILALGATRTQMVWMLMREARLPLLAAVMAGFGGVISEIGASMMVGGNIKGYTRVLTTATVMETSRGNFDIAIALGIILLMLAFAINYILTSIQQKGGR, from the coding sequence ATGGACCTTATCGTAAACGGAATCAAGGAGGCCTTCCGCCTCATCGTCACGCTCGATGCCGAGGTGATGAGCGTGACGCTTCTGTCGCTTCAGATATCCGGCAGCGCCACCCTGATCAGCCTGGTCATAGGAGTGAGTGCCGGAACAGCCGTCGCGCTCTCGGAGTTTCCCGGCAAACGACTGGTCGCGAGCGTCATCAACACCGGCATGGGGCTGCCCCCGGTGGTGGTGGGGCTGTTCGTCACGATTTTCATCTGGCGCAGCGGCCCGTTCGGATTTCTCGGCATACTGTACACGCCCGCGGCGATGGTGCTGGCACAGACGATCATCGCCACTCCGATCATAACAGGAATCAGCTTCGCCGCCATCCAGCACCTTCCCGAAAAGCTCAGGCTGCAGATACTCGCCCTCGGGGCGACCCGCACGCAGATGGTTTGGATGCTCATGCGCGAGGCGCGGCTTCCGCTCCTCGCGGCGGTGATGGCCGGTTTCGGCGGCGTGATATCGGAGATCGGCGCGTCGATGATGGTGGGGGGCAATATAAAGGGATACACGCGGGTGCTCACCACCGCCACCGTGATGGAAACCAGCCGGGGCAATTTCGACATCGCCATCGCCCTTGGAATCATACTGCTCATGCTCGCGTTCGCGATCAACTATATTCTCACCTCCATACAGCAGAAGGGCGGGCGATGA